In Nocardioides sp. InS609-2, a single genomic region encodes these proteins:
- a CDS encoding class I SAM-dependent methyltransferase has protein sequence MKLNDPAHVREQYATEANLETRRSVWHPTADGLDPATEALRAIDRALVGDADILEIGCGTGVMAEQIHALPGVTLIATDFSQRFVELTTARGVDARQADICYLPFDDASFDVVYAGWMLYHVRDLERALNEVRRVLRPGGTFVAVTNGNDHLADLRVQAGGRPEVTQFSSETGESVLRRRFGDVRRHDLETRAVFPDHATAQAYLDSCGEGFAGKLPTFEGEREYAGHVTVFEAR, from the coding sequence ATGAAGCTGAACGACCCCGCACACGTGCGCGAGCAGTATGCGACCGAGGCCAACCTGGAGACCCGCCGCTCGGTGTGGCACCCCACCGCCGACGGCCTCGACCCGGCCACCGAGGCGCTGCGGGCCATCGACCGCGCCCTTGTCGGCGACGCCGACATCCTCGAGATCGGCTGCGGCACCGGCGTGATGGCCGAGCAGATCCACGCACTGCCGGGCGTGACATTGATCGCGACCGACTTCTCGCAGCGCTTCGTCGAGCTCACCACGGCCCGCGGCGTCGACGCCCGCCAGGCCGACATCTGCTACCTGCCTTTCGATGACGCGTCCTTCGACGTCGTCTACGCCGGCTGGATGCTCTACCACGTGCGCGACCTGGAGCGAGCCCTCAACGAGGTCCGCCGGGTGCTGCGGCCGGGTGGCACGTTCGTCGCGGTCACCAACGGCAACGACCACCTTGCCGACCTGCGCGTCCAGGCGGGCGGCAGGCCGGAGGTCACCCAGTTCAGCAGCGAGACCGGCGAGTCCGTCCTGCGGCGCCGCTTCGGCGACGTACGCCGTCATGACCTGGAGACGCGCGCGGTCTTCCCCGACCACGCGACCGCGCAGGCCTACCTTGACTCGTGCGGCGAGGGTTTCGCGGGCAAGCTCCCGACCTTCGAGGGCGAGCGGGAGTACGCCGGCCACGTCACGGTTTTCGAGGCCCGCTGA
- a CDS encoding class II fumarate hydratase, whose amino-acid sequence MGEIQVPAAALWRAQTQRAVENFPISGTTQEPALIHALARVKAAAARVNADLEVISAEQAAVITDGAAAVVAGEHDAEFPLDVFQTGSGTSTNMNMNEVLASLAARAGAEVHPNDHVNASQSSNDTFPTAIHVAATLSVRDDLFPALSRLESSLSAKADEFAGLVKSGRTHLMDATPVMLGQEFGGYAATVGYARERLDAVLPRVRELPLGGTAVGTGINTPPGFAAAVIAALNTDTGDAFTEARNHFEAQGSRDSLVELSGVLRTIAVGLTKICNDLRWMSSGPTTGLAEIHLPDLQPGSSIMPGKVNPVLPEATLMVCAQVVGNDATVAWAGAAGNFELNVMMPVLARNLLESVRILATASTLLAERCVDGITADADRMRTYAESSPSVVTPLNKLIGYEAAAKIAKQALKDGATIRETVIAMEYIDRGELTEAQLDEALDVEGMTHP is encoded by the coding sequence ATGGGCGAGATCCAGGTGCCCGCCGCCGCCCTGTGGCGGGCCCAGACCCAGCGCGCTGTCGAGAATTTCCCGATCAGCGGCACCACCCAGGAGCCCGCGCTCATCCACGCCCTGGCCCGGGTGAAGGCGGCCGCCGCCAGGGTGAACGCCGACCTCGAGGTCATCAGCGCCGAGCAGGCCGCCGTCATCACCGACGGAGCCGCCGCGGTGGTCGCCGGCGAGCACGACGCGGAGTTCCCGCTCGACGTCTTCCAGACCGGGTCCGGCACGAGCACCAACATGAACATGAACGAGGTGCTGGCCTCGTTGGCCGCGCGCGCCGGCGCCGAGGTCCACCCCAATGACCACGTCAACGCCTCACAGTCCAGCAACGACACCTTTCCGACCGCGATCCACGTCGCTGCAACGCTCTCGGTGCGCGACGATCTGTTCCCCGCACTGTCGAGGTTGGAGTCGTCGCTGTCGGCAAAGGCCGATGAGTTCGCCGGGCTGGTGAAGTCCGGTCGCACGCACCTGATGGACGCCACCCCCGTGATGCTCGGGCAGGAGTTCGGTGGGTACGCCGCCACGGTCGGTTACGCGCGGGAGCGACTGGACGCCGTACTCCCCCGGGTGCGTGAGCTGCCGCTCGGCGGCACCGCCGTCGGCACCGGCATCAACACGCCGCCCGGCTTTGCCGCCGCCGTCATCGCGGCGCTCAACACCGACACCGGTGATGCCTTCACGGAGGCCCGCAACCACTTCGAGGCGCAGGGCTCGCGTGACTCGCTCGTCGAGCTCAGTGGGGTGCTGCGCACGATCGCGGTCGGCCTCACCAAGATCTGCAACGACCTGCGCTGGATGTCGTCGGGGCCGACGACCGGGCTGGCCGAGATCCACCTGCCCGACCTCCAGCCGGGGTCGAGCATCATGCCCGGCAAGGTCAACCCGGTGCTGCCCGAGGCGACGCTGATGGTCTGCGCGCAGGTCGTCGGCAATGACGCGACCGTGGCGTGGGCGGGCGCGGCCGGCAACTTCGAGCTCAACGTGATGATGCCGGTGCTGGCCCGCAACCTGCTCGAGTCGGTGCGCATCCTCGCCACCGCATCGACGCTGCTGGCCGAGCGCTGCGTCGACGGCATCACCGCCGACGCCGATCGGATGCGCACCTACGCCGAGTCGTCGCCGTCGGTCGTCACGCCGCTGAACAAGCTGATCGGCTACGAGGCGGCGGCCAAGATCGCCAAGCAGGCACTGAAGGACGGCGCGACCATTCGTGAGACGGTCATCGCGATGGAGTACATCGACCGAGGCGAGCTCACCGAAGCCCAGCTCGACGAGGCCCTCGACGTGGAAGGCATGACCCACCCATGA